One stretch of Streptomyces agglomeratus DNA includes these proteins:
- a CDS encoding phosphatase PAP2 family protein translates to MRLAGTAVATVVAAVPAALALVLVEAQWAPLRRLDRGAAASLHQQVLEHPWLVRVLRFLTDVVWGPVTMRLLVAVLVVWLLSRRAWRLAAWAAVTALAGAAAGLLAKNTVERARPHLPDPVAHSPGFSFPSGHAMTATTSCAILLLVLIPLVPRRWRPVPWVLAVVAVLGVSGTRVALGVHWVSDVIGGWCLGLAVVTATALAFEAWRSDIGRLPTTPAQGLEPEIADADRPAVAAHGGRSRPL, encoded by the coding sequence ATGCGGCTGGCCGGCACCGCCGTCGCCACCGTGGTGGCGGCCGTGCCTGCGGCCCTGGCACTGGTGCTGGTCGAGGCCCAGTGGGCGCCGTTGCGACGGCTCGACCGGGGCGCGGCCGCATCGCTGCACCAACAGGTTCTTGAGCACCCCTGGCTGGTACGCGTCCTCCGGTTCCTCACGGATGTCGTGTGGGGGCCGGTGACCATGCGCCTGCTGGTGGCCGTGCTCGTGGTGTGGCTCCTGAGCCGCCGCGCCTGGCGGCTGGCGGCCTGGGCGGCGGTCACGGCGCTGGCAGGCGCCGCGGCCGGTCTGCTGGCCAAGAACACCGTCGAACGTGCCCGCCCGCACCTGCCGGATCCGGTGGCGCACAGTCCCGGCTTCTCGTTCCCCTCGGGGCACGCGATGACGGCTACGACCTCCTGCGCCATTCTGCTGCTGGTCCTGATTCCGCTGGTGCCCCGGCGTTGGCGCCCGGTGCCCTGGGTCCTCGCTGTCGTCGCGGTTCTGGGCGTCAGCGGTACGCGTGTGGCGCTGGGGGTCCACTGGGTCAGCGACGTGATCGGCGGCTGGTGCCTGGGCCTCGCCGTGGTCACCGCTACGGCGCTCGCCTTCGAGGCCTGGCGTTCGGACATCGGGCGTCTTCCCACGACGCCCGCACAGGGCCTGGAACCGGAGATCGCCGACGCGGACCGTCCCGCCGTCGCCGCACACGGTGGGCGAAGCCGGCCGCTGTGA
- a CDS encoding lasso peptide biosynthesis B2 protein, translated as MTELRIPQHVHAGEAPHGGTVLFNARSGQWYAMNGTARDLWEEWRRTGDFDTGVQTVADRFPGVRYDHVRLDAERLADDLVERGLVAAEMDRTPVAGAAPDTGAAPDARKESGCAPPDCAPSADGVRWLRTAGWLGLCLALVLLRLPFRVPVLAVDALKRPRARLRPATMRQAEAMLAVVRRAADGYPGRAACLEHSLGTVLGLALAGLTADWCLGSADDPYRFHAWVEIDGETVTHHEADDRVSFRRVLVL; from the coding sequence GTGACCGAGCTCCGGATTCCCCAGCACGTCCACGCCGGCGAGGCACCGCACGGCGGGACCGTGCTCTTCAACGCCCGGTCCGGGCAGTGGTACGCGATGAACGGCACGGCACGCGACCTCTGGGAGGAGTGGCGACGCACCGGCGATTTCGACACCGGCGTACAGACGGTCGCCGACCGATTCCCGGGGGTGCGGTACGACCACGTACGGCTGGACGCCGAACGGCTCGCCGACGACCTGGTCGAACGCGGCCTCGTGGCCGCCGAGATGGACCGGACCCCTGTCGCGGGTGCGGCCCCGGACACGGGCGCGGCCCCGGACGCGAGGAAGGAGAGCGGGTGCGCGCCGCCGGACTGCGCGCCGTCGGCCGACGGCGTCCGGTGGCTCAGGACGGCCGGGTGGCTCGGGCTGTGCCTCGCGCTGGTGCTGCTGCGGCTTCCCTTCCGCGTTCCCGTGCTCGCCGTGGACGCACTGAAGCGGCCGCGGGCACGCCTGCGTCCGGCCACGATGCGCCAGGCCGAGGCGATGCTCGCGGTCGTCCGGCGGGCCGCGGACGGGTATCCGGGGCGAGCCGCCTGCCTGGAGCACTCGCTCGGCACGGTGCTGGGGCTCGCGCTCGCCGGGCTCACGGCCGACTGGTGCCTCGGCAGTGCCGACGACCCGTACCGGTTCCACGCCTGGGTGGAGATCGACGGCGAGACCGTCACGCATCACGAAGCCGACGACCGCGTCTCGTTCCGACGAGTGCTGGTGCTCTGA
- a CDS encoding diacylglycerol kinase family protein, with translation MTTGSGTAAGRIRPLLLLPPLWALMVGAGLLITGPAASWWPLAAEGDVNAWFAGHRTGPATAVTEWLTLVASTESIIGITLVCVVALVVLPRVPRWREAVFLGGSVAAQSALFLFITLCVERPRPDVPHLDPAPPTSSFPSGHVGASVALYGGLATLAVTRLRGPWRYAAAAVLLVVPPTVAFSRLYRGMHHPSDVVGGLVNGACTLLVIGYALLAPRRRPAPVPAGRESGPLPLARAAGSAVGGVRGVRRVVVVRHPLACTEKLAQQVHGVLVRHGCTDVRWTSTTAERPCGDLAAYTAAGRVDLVVVCGGDGTVRACADELSGSGTALAVVPCGTGNLLARNLGLPVKPAAALDRALSGDRVRIDVGRVSGDGIAPTRFTVMAGAGFDALMVRDASPQLKASLGWLAYVASAVRHLGDPPMRLSIRLDTGELLSRRARMVVIGNVGALQGGVPLLPDARPDSGRLEVVLLDPVGAAGWLAAAAHLLRGMTAGHFRRSGGRRGRVGTTGTVGMTGTAGTRGTAQAAGPSARRLVARGALEYFSAARVDIRFAGPQAREVDGDCAVEGTRLVAEVEPGALLVQLPRSRRSAATRPSRATDPALTGASETEAPALRSGPYPAPRIHTP, from the coding sequence ATGACAACGGGTAGCGGCACGGCCGCCGGACGGATCAGACCCCTGCTGCTGTTGCCACCGCTGTGGGCACTGATGGTGGGAGCGGGTCTGCTGATCACCGGCCCGGCCGCCTCCTGGTGGCCCCTTGCGGCCGAGGGCGATGTCAACGCCTGGTTCGCCGGGCATCGCACCGGGCCGGCCACGGCGGTGACCGAGTGGCTGACGCTCGTCGCCTCCACCGAAAGCATCATCGGCATCACCCTTGTCTGCGTCGTCGCGCTGGTCGTGCTGCCGCGCGTGCCGCGGTGGCGGGAGGCGGTGTTCCTCGGCGGGTCGGTCGCGGCGCAGTCGGCGCTCTTCCTGTTCATCACCCTGTGCGTGGAGCGGCCGCGCCCCGACGTGCCCCATCTCGATCCGGCCCCGCCCACCTCCAGCTTCCCCTCCGGTCACGTGGGCGCGTCGGTCGCGCTCTACGGCGGGCTGGCCACACTCGCGGTCACCCGGCTGCGCGGCCCGTGGCGGTACGCCGCCGCGGCAGTGCTGCTGGTCGTTCCGCCCACCGTGGCCTTCTCCCGCCTGTACCGGGGGATGCACCATCCGAGCGATGTGGTGGGCGGCCTGGTCAACGGCGCGTGCACCCTGCTCGTCATCGGGTACGCGCTGCTGGCGCCGCGCCGGCGTCCCGCTCCGGTGCCCGCCGGCCGTGAGAGCGGTCCCCTGCCCCTGGCCCGAGCCGCCGGGAGCGCCGTCGGCGGCGTCCGGGGTGTCCGGCGCGTCGTCGTGGTGCGCCATCCCCTGGCGTGCACGGAGAAGTTGGCCCAGCAGGTACACGGCGTCCTGGTCCGTCACGGCTGCACCGATGTGCGGTGGACGTCGACGACGGCCGAACGCCCCTGCGGCGACCTCGCCGCGTACACGGCGGCCGGGCGGGTCGACCTGGTCGTGGTGTGCGGAGGGGACGGCACCGTACGCGCCTGCGCGGACGAGCTGTCCGGCAGCGGCACCGCCCTGGCGGTCGTCCCGTGCGGTACGGGCAATCTGCTCGCGCGCAACCTCGGGTTGCCCGTGAAGCCCGCCGCGGCCCTGGACCGGGCACTCAGCGGCGACCGCGTCCGTATCGACGTCGGGCGGGTGAGCGGGGACGGTATCGCGCCGACCCGCTTCACCGTCATGGCCGGTGCCGGGTTCGACGCGTTGATGGTGCGCGACGCCTCACCACAGCTCAAGGCGTCCTTGGGCTGGCTCGCCTACGTCGCCTCGGCCGTACGTCATCTCGGCGATCCCCCGATGCGGTTGTCGATCCGGCTCGACACGGGCGAGCTCCTGTCCCGACGCGCGCGCATGGTCGTCATCGGCAATGTCGGCGCCCTACAGGGCGGCGTGCCGCTCCTTCCGGACGCCCGGCCCGACAGCGGACGGCTGGAGGTGGTCCTGCTCGATCCCGTCGGCGCCGCCGGTTGGCTCGCGGCGGCGGCGCACCTGCTGCGCGGCATGACGGCCGGCCACTTCCGGCGCTCGGGCGGGAGGAGGGGGAGGGTCGGGACGACAGGGACTGTCGGGATGACAGGAACGGCCGGGACGAGGGGGACGGCCCAGGCCGCCGGGCCGTCTGCGCGACGGCTCGTGGCGCGCGGCGCCCTGGAGTACTTCAGCGCGGCCCGGGTCGACATCCGCTTCGCCGGGCCACAGGCCCGCGAAGTTGACGGCGACTGCGCCGTCGAGGGCACGCGACTGGTCGCGGAGGTGGAACCGGGCGCGCTGCTGGTCCAGTTGCCCAGGAGCCGGCGCTCCGCCGCCACCCGCCCGTCCCGGGCGACGGACCCCGCACTCACCGGGGCCTCGGAGACCGAAGCACCGGCCCTCCGGTCCGGGCCCTACCCCGCACCCCGCATCCACACCCCCTGA
- a CDS encoding STAS domain-containing protein — protein MKSFTVTVEQQPGLTLITVAGELDLQTLPAVEDATVVVPLGGKVLHVELSGVPFMDSSGLNLLLRLRRRMRQEAGHLVVSGLQEQPAGLLRLTGTYELLTAADSVGVTSPVGRRSPSRV, from the coding sequence ATGAAGAGTTTCACCGTAACCGTCGAACAGCAGCCCGGCCTGACACTCATCACCGTGGCCGGGGAGCTGGATTTGCAGACCCTCCCCGCCGTCGAAGACGCCACCGTCGTCGTACCGCTCGGCGGCAAGGTGCTGCACGTGGAACTCTCAGGGGTGCCCTTCATGGACTCCAGCGGCTTGAACCTGCTGCTGCGCCTGCGCCGCCGCATGCGCCAGGAAGCCGGACACCTGGTGGTGTCCGGGCTTCAGGAGCAGCCGGCCGGCCTGCTGCGTCTGACCGGAACGTACGAGCTGCTCACCGCAGCCGACAGCGTCGGCGTGACGTCGCCCGTCGGCCGGCGGTCACCGTCGCGGGTCTGA
- a CDS encoding cytochrome P450: MSVETLPDELIDFPFSWRGDQLPDEIEVLRKEPVKRVRTIAGDEAWLVSSHALCRQVLEDRRFSLKDTSAPGVPRQYALTIPPEVVNNMGNITGAGLRKAVLKALNPKAPGLVEWMRSNAAELVDSLMAEGAPADLRGQFADPYSAGMHCHILGIPKADAPRLMRSLDIAFMNSACPVTGAKLNWDRDIAYMVERLDDPATTGLMAELAALREDPQYDHLTDEMLATVGVTMFGAGVISTSGFLTMALVSLIQHPELTAELLADRGKIPAAVDELLRINLSIGDGLPRLALEDVTLGDVEVKKGELVLVLVEGANFDPDAFADPHKVDLARENNTAHLSFGGGQHYCPATALGKRHAEIALETLLEKMPDFRLAVPVEQLVWRTRFMKRMPERLPVMW; the protein is encoded by the coding sequence ATGTCCGTTGAGACGCTGCCCGACGAGCTGATCGACTTCCCCTTCTCCTGGCGCGGCGACCAACTGCCCGACGAGATAGAGGTGTTGCGCAAGGAACCCGTCAAGCGGGTGCGGACGATCGCAGGCGACGAGGCGTGGCTGGTGTCGTCCCACGCGCTGTGCAGACAAGTCCTGGAGGACCGGCGGTTCAGCCTGAAGGACACCTCGGCGCCGGGTGTGCCCCGGCAGTACGCCCTGACGATCCCACCCGAGGTCGTCAACAACATGGGGAACATCACCGGGGCCGGGCTGCGCAAGGCGGTGCTCAAGGCGCTGAACCCGAAGGCCCCGGGTCTGGTCGAGTGGATGCGGTCGAACGCGGCCGAGCTGGTCGACAGCCTCATGGCGGAGGGCGCGCCGGCCGACCTGCGCGGACAGTTCGCCGATCCGTACTCGGCGGGCATGCACTGCCACATCCTCGGCATCCCGAAGGCGGACGCACCGCGCCTGATGCGGAGCCTGGACATCGCGTTCATGAACTCCGCGTGCCCCGTCACCGGGGCGAAACTGAACTGGGACCGCGACATCGCGTACATGGTGGAGCGCCTCGACGACCCGGCGACCACCGGTCTGATGGCCGAGCTGGCGGCCCTGCGCGAGGACCCGCAGTACGACCACCTCACCGACGAGATGCTGGCCACCGTCGGTGTCACCATGTTCGGCGCGGGCGTGATCTCCACGTCCGGGTTCCTGACCATGGCCCTCGTCTCCCTCATCCAGCACCCGGAACTGACGGCCGAACTGCTCGCCGACCGGGGCAAGATCCCGGCGGCCGTGGACGAGTTGCTGCGCATCAACCTGTCGATCGGCGACGGCCTGCCGCGCCTCGCGCTGGAGGACGTCACGCTCGGGGATGTCGAGGTGAAGAAGGGCGAGCTCGTGCTGGTCCTGGTCGAGGGCGCCAACTTCGATCCCGACGCGTTCGCCGACCCGCACAAGGTGGACCTGGCGCGGGAGAACAACACCGCGCACCTCTCCTTCGGGGGCGGGCAGCACTACTGCCCGGCGACGGCGCTGGGCAAGAGGCACGCGGAGATCGCCCTGGAGACGCTGCTGGAGAAGATGCCGGACTTCCGGCTGGCGGTCCCCGTCGAACAGCTCGTGTGGCGGACCAGGTTCATGAAGCGGATGCCTGAGCGGCTCCCCGTCATGTGGTAG
- a CDS encoding tRNA-dependent cyclodipeptide synthase: MTTETVFESQPFTPPASPAGLFQIQPYTAHCQVICAEGAHAVIGVSPGNSYFSAQRVIDLARWGIEHFHQVDFVYTDLHVAEMYEASGYPADDARRKAVKNLRGVRAKVSNAVQTVDPDGTRLRAHPMSAFTSNPAYREIHDHLQNRLRTDAEFRTTCEALVDAFLSSKVLDGRTATERQRAVCLEYVCAEAPLFLDTPAILGVPSSLNCYHQLLPMAELLYSRGSGLRASRNQGHAIVTPAQGDSDVR; encoded by the coding sequence TTGACGACTGAGACCGTCTTCGAAAGCCAGCCCTTCACCCCGCCGGCGTCACCCGCCGGACTCTTCCAGATCCAGCCCTACACAGCCCACTGCCAGGTGATATGCGCCGAGGGCGCCCACGCCGTCATCGGCGTTTCACCCGGCAACAGTTACTTCTCCGCCCAGCGCGTCATCGACCTGGCCCGCTGGGGCATCGAGCACTTCCACCAGGTGGACTTCGTCTATACCGACCTCCACGTGGCCGAAATGTATGAGGCTTCCGGCTATCCCGCCGACGACGCCCGGCGCAAGGCCGTGAAGAACCTTCGCGGCGTACGGGCCAAGGTGTCCAACGCCGTGCAGACCGTCGATCCCGACGGCACACGGCTGCGCGCCCACCCCATGTCGGCGTTCACCTCGAACCCGGCGTACCGCGAGATTCACGACCACCTCCAGAACCGCCTGCGGACCGACGCGGAGTTCCGCACCACGTGCGAAGCGCTCGTCGACGCCTTCCTGTCCTCCAAGGTCCTGGACGGGAGAACCGCCACCGAGCGGCAGCGCGCGGTGTGCCTGGAGTACGTCTGCGCCGAAGCGCCACTGTTCCTGGACACACCCGCGATCCTGGGCGTCCCGTCGTCGCTCAACTGCTACCACCAGCTTCTGCCGATGGCCGAGCTGCTCTACTCGCGCGGTTCGGGCCTGCGTGCCTCCCGCAACCAGGGCCACGCCATTGTCACCCCCGCACAAGGAGACTCAGATGTCCGTTGA
- a CDS encoding serine/threonine-protein kinase — protein MAGRYRLGAKIGTGGVADVYEGLDLRLRRPVAVKVFRPGSDPEMEERFADEAVLLARLRHPGLVTVYDRGRHNECEYLVMQLVKGQTLRRRTVTGPLEPAYVAELGADLAHALAHVHAAGIVHRDVKPSNVLLDDAGRPHLTDFGISRMMNSTRNTASGALIGTAAYLAPEQVLGRGAGPAADIYALGLLLLECLKGELEYHGAPLEAALARLHRPPEIPGSVPEGLARTVRAMTALEEEARPDAEQCAQALSALGGDPGFVPPPTTAAPAPAGHSGPAPATLKTAGARYPSRQPHGPGRARHLLAATGTAVLTAVLGATLVASDNPGDRTARSAGSTPPRAAAVEPPSTTASAEGPGAVGRRPTAATTGPAPQAPDPPEPAASVRTAGWTSGEPGGSPAVRAPAEDRTRAAHATGTGTRPGSAHRDDAHKPHGEAQGQNKNRPGKENRR, from the coding sequence GTGGCCGGACGCTACCGGTTGGGAGCGAAGATCGGCACAGGAGGCGTCGCCGACGTCTACGAAGGGCTCGATCTCCGGCTCAGGCGGCCCGTGGCCGTCAAGGTCTTCCGGCCGGGCTCCGACCCGGAGATGGAGGAACGCTTCGCCGACGAGGCCGTACTGCTCGCCCGCCTGCGGCACCCGGGGCTGGTCACCGTGTACGACAGGGGCCGGCACAACGAGTGCGAATACCTCGTCATGCAACTCGTGAAGGGGCAGACCCTCCGCCGGCGGACCGTGACCGGGCCCCTGGAACCCGCGTACGTCGCCGAGCTGGGCGCCGACCTGGCGCACGCCCTCGCTCATGTGCACGCCGCCGGCATCGTGCACCGCGACGTGAAGCCCTCGAACGTCCTGCTGGATGACGCCGGACGGCCGCATCTCACCGACTTCGGCATCTCGCGGATGATGAACTCCACGAGGAACACGGCCTCGGGAGCCCTGATAGGCACCGCCGCCTATCTGGCGCCCGAGCAGGTGCTGGGCAGGGGAGCGGGCCCGGCCGCCGACATCTACGCCCTCGGACTCCTGCTGCTCGAATGCCTCAAGGGAGAACTCGAATACCACGGCGCTCCCCTGGAGGCGGCCTTGGCCCGTCTGCACCGGCCGCCGGAGATACCCGGCTCGGTGCCCGAAGGGCTGGCTCGCACGGTACGGGCCATGACCGCCCTGGAGGAGGAGGCGCGTCCCGACGCCGAGCAGTGTGCGCAGGCGCTGTCCGCGCTCGGCGGCGACCCGGGTTTCGTGCCGCCGCCCACGACTGCCGCGCCTGCCCCCGCCGGTCACAGCGGCCCCGCACCGGCCACGCTGAAGACCGCCGGGGCCCGGTACCCCTCGCGGCAACCGCACGGGCCGGGCCGGGCCCGCCACCTGCTGGCGGCCACGGGCACCGCGGTGCTCACGGCGGTCCTCGGTGCCACTCTCGTGGCCTCGGACAACCCGGGCGACCGAACCGCACGGTCGGCCGGCTCCACGCCGCCCCGGGCCGCCGCCGTGGAGCCGCCCTCCACCACCGCGTCCGCCGAGGGCCCCGGGGCGGTGGGCCGGCGGCCCACCGCGGCCACCACCGGACCCGCCCCGCAGGCTCCTGACCCGCCCGAGCCCGCCGCCTCGGTGCGGACGGCCGGGTGGACCTCGGGCGAGCCGGGCGGCAGTCCCGCCGTACGGGCACCGGCAGAGGACCGAACACGCGCCGCGCACGCCACCGGCACCGGCACGCGTCCGGGCTCCGCGCACCGCGACGACGCTCACAAGCCTCACGGCGAGGCGCAGGGGCAGAACAAGAACCGCCCCGGGAAAGAGAACCGCCGCTGA
- a CDS encoding YihY/virulence factor BrkB family protein has translation MAVGVPASGSARGGERGAYARALARTPVALWEDDLTDWAAALTYYAVLAVFPALLVIVFAIALLGTGSPEEVIAQFGAFVPRTARPVLEQALGSRPQGASGPWLLVVLTGGAALWSSSSYLAVFRRALHAMYGVADCRPAWRTLPAILLRALTVLALLVSGVLTLTATGRIARAIGRGTGTDHQAALVWAGLKWPLLFLVVVALVLLLFRSGPSESRGLRQTVAGGALAVVLWLVASAGFAFYASHIATYNRLYGSLAGVVAFLVWLWVSHVVLLGGAQFNAELARDGRPKKPDPCSPPV, from the coding sequence ATGGCGGTCGGTGTCCCCGCAAGCGGCTCGGCGCGCGGTGGCGAACGCGGAGCGTACGCCAGGGCCCTGGCCCGTACGCCTGTCGCTCTGTGGGAGGACGACCTCACCGACTGGGCGGCCGCGTTGACGTACTACGCGGTCCTGGCGGTCTTCCCGGCCCTGCTGGTGATCGTCTTCGCCATCGCGCTGCTCGGCACGGGCTCCCCCGAGGAGGTCATCGCACAGTTCGGCGCCTTCGTACCGCGCACGGCCCGACCGGTGCTCGAGCAGGCACTGGGCAGCCGGCCGCAGGGGGCTTCGGGCCCGTGGCTGCTGGTCGTACTCACGGGCGGCGCGGCGCTCTGGTCCTCCTCCAGCTATCTGGCCGTGTTCCGGCGCGCGCTGCACGCGATGTACGGCGTGGCGGACTGCCGTCCGGCGTGGCGCACGCTGCCCGCCATCCTGCTCAGGGCGCTGACCGTCCTGGCGCTGCTGGTCAGCGGCGTGCTGACGCTGACCGCCACCGGACGGATCGCCCGTGCCATCGGCCGGGGAACCGGCACGGACCATCAGGCGGCGCTCGTGTGGGCGGGCTTGAAGTGGCCGCTGCTGTTCCTGGTGGTCGTCGCCCTGGTCCTGCTGCTCTTCCGGTCCGGGCCGTCCGAGTCCCGGGGGCTGCGGCAGACGGTGGCCGGCGGGGCGCTGGCGGTGGTGCTGTGGCTCGTGGCCTCGGCGGGCTTCGCGTTCTACGCCTCGCACATCGCGACGTACAACCGTCTCTACGGTTCCCTGGCGGGTGTGGTGGCCTTTCTCGTCTGGCTGTGGGTGTCCCACGTCGTCCTGCTGGGCGGGGCGCAGTTCAACGCCGAACTCGCCCGGGACGGACGGCCGAAGAAGCCCGACCCCTGCTCTCCCCCGGTGTGA
- a CDS encoding APC family permease produces MSTVEQQPPTATSGPALQQTLTTGLLYFFILGDVLGAGVYVLVGEVAADSGGAVWVPLAVALLLALLTAASYAELATKYPRSGGASHYATRAFGPFAGFVAGFCMLAAGVVSVAALARGFAGDYLTEFVTLPVGLVAVGFLLALALINARGIKESTRANAVATVIEVGGLLVVVALGAWLLLRGDGDLARLTRLGTPEKGAAAAVLSGSVLAYYSFVGFETSVNVAEETRDPRRSYPRALFGALATAGAVYVLVGIAASAAVPTAKLAESSGPLLEVVRAAGGVPPWLFSAVALVAVANGALLTGIMSSRLAYGMARDGLLPAPLAQVLPRRRTPWVAIAATTALSALLALTGGAATLASTLVLLLLVVFLVVNAAVLVQRRDRGRPDHFRAPTVLPVLGALSCVVLATQIEARVWLRGLLVLALAVVLAAIATMRRAEGSGTPDGDTTVGA; encoded by the coding sequence ATGTCGACAGTCGAGCAGCAGCCGCCCACAGCCACGTCCGGCCCCGCCCTCCAGCAGACCCTCACCACGGGACTGCTGTACTTCTTCATCCTGGGCGATGTCCTCGGCGCCGGGGTGTACGTCCTGGTGGGCGAGGTCGCCGCCGACTCGGGCGGGGCGGTCTGGGTGCCTCTCGCCGTCGCCCTCCTGCTGGCGCTGCTGACCGCCGCCTCCTACGCCGAACTGGCGACCAAGTACCCCAGATCGGGCGGCGCATCCCACTACGCCACCAGGGCGTTCGGACCGTTCGCCGGCTTCGTCGCCGGGTTCTGCATGCTCGCGGCCGGCGTCGTATCGGTCGCGGCACTCGCCCGGGGCTTCGCCGGCGACTACCTGACGGAATTCGTGACCCTGCCCGTCGGCCTCGTCGCGGTGGGCTTCCTCCTGGCGCTCGCACTGATCAACGCCCGTGGCATCAAGGAGTCGACCCGCGCCAACGCCGTCGCCACCGTCATCGAGGTCGGCGGCCTCCTCGTCGTCGTGGCCCTCGGCGCCTGGCTGCTCCTGCGCGGCGACGGCGACCTCGCGCGTCTCACCCGGCTCGGCACGCCCGAGAAGGGTGCCGCCGCCGCGGTCCTGAGCGGTTCCGTACTCGCCTACTACTCCTTCGTCGGCTTCGAGACGTCCGTCAACGTCGCCGAGGAGACCCGTGATCCCCGGCGGTCCTACCCCCGCGCCCTGTTCGGCGCGCTCGCCACGGCAGGGGCCGTGTACGTACTCGTGGGGATCGCCGCCTCCGCGGCCGTACCGACGGCGAAGCTCGCCGAGTCCAGCGGGCCGCTGCTCGAAGTCGTCAGGGCGGCCGGGGGTGTTCCGCCGTGGCTCTTCAGCGCCGTCGCGCTCGTCGCCGTGGCCAACGGCGCGCTGCTCACCGGCATCATGTCCTCGCGGCTCGCCTACGGCATGGCACGCGACGGATTGCTGCCCGCCCCACTGGCCCAGGTGCTCCCGCGCCGCCGGACCCCCTGGGTGGCGATCGCGGCCACCACCGCACTGTCGGCCCTCCTCGCCCTGACAGGCGGCGCCGCCACCCTGGCCTCCACCCTTGTGCTGCTCCTGCTCGTCGTGTTCCTCGTCGTCAACGCCGCCGTTCTCGTGCAGCGCCGCGACCGGGGACGGCCGGACCACTTCCGGGCCCCCACCGTGCTGCCCGTACTGGGCGCGCTCTCCTGTGTCGTCCTCGCCACGCAGATCGAGGCCCGGGTGTGGCTGCGCGGGCTCCTGGTTCTGGCCCTCGCGGTGGTGCTCGCCGCGATCGCCACCATGAGGCGGGCGGAGGGATCCGGCACGCCCGACGGTGACACCACGGTGGGCGCGTGA